Proteins from a genomic interval of Ramlibacter algicola:
- the ilvD gene encoding dihydroxy-acid dehydratase, producing MAEQPIRLHLRSDNITQGKARAPNRSMYYAMGYQEKDFGKPMVGVANGHSTITPCNSGLQKLADAAVAGIEEAGGNAQIFGTPTISDGMAMGTEGMKYSLVSREVIADCIETCVQGQWMDGVVVVGGCDKNMPGGMMGMLRANVPSIYVYGGTILPGRWKDQDLNIVSVFEAVGQNAAGKLSDGDLKEIEQRAIPGTGSCGGMYTANTMSSAFEAMGMSLPYSSTMANPHDEKQNSAKESAKVLLEAIKKDLKPRDIVTKKAIENAVTVIMATGGSTNAVLHFLAIAHAAGVEWTIDDFERIRQKTPVICDLKPSGRFLAVDLHRAGGIPQVMKLLLNAGLLHGDCMTITGKTIAETLEDIPDQAPKGQEVIRPIDDPMYEQGHLAILKGNLSPEGAVAKITGLKNPVITGPARVFDDEQSALQAILDGKIQAGDVMVLRYLGPKGGPGMPEMLAPTGALIGAGLGESVGLITDGRFSGGTWGMVVGHVAPEAAAGGTIALVNEGDSITIDAHQLKLQLNVDDAELAKRRAKWKAPAPRYTRGVQAKFAFNASSASKGAVLDAF from the coding sequence ATGGCCGAGCAACCGATCCGCCTGCACCTGCGCAGCGACAACATCACCCAGGGCAAGGCGCGCGCGCCGAACCGCTCCATGTACTACGCCATGGGGTACCAGGAGAAGGATTTCGGCAAGCCCATGGTCGGGGTCGCCAACGGCCACAGCACGATCACGCCGTGCAACAGCGGCCTGCAGAAGCTGGCCGACGCGGCGGTCGCGGGCATCGAGGAAGCCGGCGGCAACGCACAGATCTTCGGCACGCCGACCATCAGCGACGGCATGGCGATGGGCACCGAGGGCATGAAGTACTCGCTGGTCAGCCGCGAGGTCATCGCCGATTGCATCGAGACCTGCGTGCAGGGCCAGTGGATGGACGGCGTCGTGGTGGTGGGCGGCTGCGACAAGAACATGCCCGGCGGGATGATGGGCATGCTGCGCGCCAACGTGCCGTCGATCTACGTGTACGGCGGCACCATCCTCCCCGGCCGGTGGAAGGACCAGGACCTGAACATCGTCAGCGTGTTCGAGGCGGTCGGCCAGAACGCCGCCGGCAAGCTGAGCGACGGCGACCTGAAGGAAATCGAGCAGCGCGCGATCCCGGGCACCGGCTCCTGCGGCGGCATGTACACCGCCAACACCATGAGTTCGGCGTTCGAGGCGATGGGCATGTCGCTGCCCTACTCCTCCACGATGGCGAACCCGCACGACGAGAAGCAGAACTCGGCCAAGGAATCGGCGAAGGTGCTGCTCGAGGCGATCAAGAAGGACCTGAAGCCGCGCGACATCGTCACCAAGAAAGCGATCGAGAACGCCGTGACCGTGATCATGGCCACCGGCGGCTCGACCAACGCGGTGCTGCACTTCCTGGCCATCGCGCATGCGGCCGGCGTCGAGTGGACCATCGACGACTTCGAGCGGATCCGCCAGAAGACGCCGGTGATCTGCGACCTCAAGCCGTCGGGCCGCTTCCTCGCGGTCGACCTGCACCGCGCCGGCGGCATCCCGCAGGTGATGAAGCTGCTGCTCAACGCCGGCCTGCTGCACGGCGACTGCATGACCATCACCGGCAAGACGATCGCCGAGACGCTGGAGGACATCCCGGACCAGGCGCCGAAGGGGCAGGAGGTGATCCGCCCGATCGACGACCCGATGTACGAGCAGGGGCATCTCGCGATCCTCAAGGGCAACCTGTCACCCGAAGGCGCGGTGGCGAAGATCACCGGCCTGAAGAACCCGGTGATCACCGGCCCGGCGCGCGTGTTCGACGACGAGCAGTCGGCGCTGCAGGCGATCCTCGACGGCAAGATCCAGGCCGGCGACGTGATGGTGCTGCGCTACCTCGGTCCCAAGGGTGGCCCTGGCATGCCCGAGATGCTCGCGCCGACCGGTGCGCTGATCGGCGCCGGCCTCGGCGAGAGCGTCGGCCTGATCACCGACGGCCGCTTCTCAGGCGGCACCTGGGGCATGGTGGTCGGCCACGTCGCACCCGAGGCCGCGGCGGGCGGCACGATCGCGCTGGTGAACGAAGGCGACTCCATCACCATCGACGCGCACCAGTTGAAGCTGCAGCTGAACGTGGACGACGCCGAACTCGCCAAGCGCCGCGCCAAGTGGAAGGCACCCGCCCCGCGCTACACCCGCGGCGTGCAAGCCAAGTTCGCGTTCAATGCTTCCAGCGCGTCGAAGGGCGCGGTGCTGGACGCTTTCTGA
- a CDS encoding TIGR04438 family Trp-rich protein, producing the protein MLFLGIGLILLALKYFEIDPVAAWSWWVVLSPFALAVAWWSWADWSGYTKRRAMDRENARKQARLDKQREAIGIVKRKR; encoded by the coding sequence ATGTTGTTCCTGGGCATCGGCCTCATCCTGCTCGCACTCAAGTACTTCGAAATCGATCCGGTCGCGGCCTGGTCATGGTGGGTCGTTCTGTCTCCCTTCGCCCTCGCCGTCGCCTGGTGGTCCTGGGCCGACTGGTCCGGCTACACCAAGCGCCGCGCGATGGACCGGGAGAACGCCCGCAAGCAGGCTCGCCTGGACAAACAACGAGAAGCTATCGGCATCGTGAAGCGCAAGCGCTGA
- a CDS encoding malonate--CoA ligase, which yields MTANANLFAALRAAFPADLDATAVETDDELRYSWRDLDRASAMLANLLDSLDLPAGSRIAVQVDKSVEAMLLYLAVLRAGHVFLPLNTAYQSAEIEYFVRNAEPAVVVCSPKNFGWVSKIAFQAGTRNVFTLGDDRTGSLLDRAAVQSDVHQAVQRQADDLAAILYTSGTTGRSKGAMLTHGNLLSNAQVLKDYWGWTEGDVLVHALPIFHVHGLFVAIHGALLNGSRILWHARFDPKRVIADLPRATVFMGVPTLYVRMLAEAALTKEQCASMRLFIAGSAPLLPETFNAWRERTGHTILERYGMSETIMLTSNPYRTKDGERRPGTVGFPLPGVGLRVCNDQDREVAQGEIGGIQVKGPNVFKGYWRMPEKTAEEFTKDGWFKTGDVGKIDDRGYVHIVGRSKDLIISGGYNVYPAEIEGYINEMPGVAESALVGVPHPDFGEVGVAVVVPKAGAQVQADAVVAALKSRLANFKIPKKCFVVPELPRNTMGKVQKNLLREQHRDLFR from the coding sequence ATGACCGCCAACGCCAACCTGTTCGCCGCGCTGCGCGCGGCTTTCCCTGCCGACCTCGATGCCACCGCGGTCGAGACCGACGACGAACTGCGCTACAGCTGGCGCGACCTGGACCGCGCCAGCGCAATGCTGGCCAACCTGCTCGACTCGCTCGACCTGCCGGCCGGCTCGCGCATCGCGGTGCAGGTCGACAAGTCGGTCGAGGCGATGCTGCTGTACCTGGCCGTGCTGCGCGCCGGCCATGTGTTCCTGCCGCTCAACACGGCCTACCAGAGCGCGGAGATCGAGTACTTCGTGCGCAACGCCGAACCCGCGGTGGTCGTGTGCAGCCCGAAGAACTTCGGCTGGGTCAGCAAGATCGCGTTCCAGGCCGGCACGCGCAACGTGTTCACGCTGGGCGACGACCGCACCGGCTCGCTGCTGGACCGCGCCGCGGTGCAAAGCGACGTGCACCAGGCCGTGCAGCGCCAGGCCGACGACCTGGCGGCCATCCTCTACACCAGCGGAACGACGGGGCGCAGCAAGGGCGCGATGCTCACGCACGGCAACCTGCTGTCCAACGCGCAGGTGCTCAAGGATTACTGGGGCTGGACCGAAGGCGACGTGCTGGTGCACGCGCTGCCCATCTTCCACGTGCACGGCCTGTTCGTCGCCATCCACGGCGCGCTGCTCAATGGCAGCCGCATCCTGTGGCATGCGAGGTTCGATCCGAAGCGCGTCATCGCCGACCTGCCGCGCGCGACCGTGTTCATGGGCGTGCCGACGCTGTATGTGCGCATGCTGGCTGAAGCAGCGCTGACGAAGGAGCAGTGCGCGTCGATGCGGCTGTTCATCGCGGGCTCGGCGCCGCTGCTGCCGGAGACGTTCAACGCCTGGCGCGAGCGCACCGGCCACACCATCCTCGAGCGCTACGGCATGAGCGAGACGATCATGCTGACGTCCAACCCGTACCGGACGAAGGACGGCGAGCGCCGCCCCGGCACCGTCGGCTTCCCGCTGCCGGGCGTGGGTCTGCGCGTGTGCAACGACCAGGACCGCGAAGTGGCGCAAGGCGAGATCGGCGGCATCCAGGTGAAGGGGCCGAACGTGTTCAAGGGCTACTGGCGCATGCCGGAGAAGACGGCCGAGGAGTTCACCAAGGACGGCTGGTTCAAGACCGGGGACGTCGGCAAGATCGACGACCGCGGCTACGTGCACATCGTCGGCCGCAGCAAGGACCTGATCATCAGTGGCGGCTACAACGTGTACCCGGCCGAGATCGAGGGCTACATCAACGAGATGCCCGGCGTCGCCGAGAGCGCGCTGGTGGGCGTGCCGCACCCGGACTTCGGCGAAGTGGGCGTGGCGGTCGTCGTGCCGAAGGCGGGCGCGCAGGTGCAGGCCGACGCCGTCGTCGCCGCGCTCAAGTCCAGGCTCGCCAACTTCAAGATCCCCAAGAAATGCTTCGTGGTGCCGGAGCTTCCGCGCAACACCATGGGCAAGGTGCAGAAGAACCTGCTGCGCGAGCAGCATCGTGACCTGTTCCGGTAG
- the lgt gene encoding prolipoprotein diacylglyceryl transferase: MVLQFPQIDPIAFRVGPLAVHWYGITYLVAFGLFLFLAHRRLRHEPYASIQGPGAWSRRDIDDMLFLGVMGVIVGGRLGYCLFYKPAYYAMNPLEIFAVWKGGMSFHGGMLGVILSQVWFSHSRRKPYWQVMDFVAPCVPLGLASGRVGNFINGELWGRLADPSLPWAMVFPQAGPQPRHPSQVYQFLLEGVLLWVLLWIYARRNPREGQVSAAFLVSYGFFRFVAEYYREPDAHLEWLAQQTGLSMGQWLCVPMMVAGVLLWVWAQKRQPRALVAR; the protein is encoded by the coding sequence ATGGTTCTCCAGTTCCCGCAGATCGACCCGATCGCCTTTCGCGTCGGCCCGCTGGCCGTGCACTGGTACGGCATCACGTACCTCGTCGCGTTCGGCCTGTTCCTCTTCCTGGCGCACCGCCGCTTGCGGCACGAGCCGTATGCGTCGATCCAGGGGCCGGGCGCCTGGAGCCGGCGCGACATCGACGACATGCTGTTCCTCGGCGTGATGGGCGTCATCGTCGGCGGCCGCCTGGGCTACTGCCTGTTCTACAAGCCGGCGTACTACGCGATGAACCCGCTGGAGATCTTCGCGGTGTGGAAGGGTGGCATGAGCTTCCACGGCGGCATGCTCGGCGTGATCCTGTCGCAGGTCTGGTTCTCGCATTCGCGCCGCAAGCCGTACTGGCAGGTGATGGACTTCGTCGCGCCGTGCGTGCCGCTCGGTCTGGCGTCGGGTCGCGTGGGCAATTTCATCAACGGCGAGTTGTGGGGCCGGCTCGCCGATCCCTCGCTGCCGTGGGCCATGGTGTTCCCGCAGGCGGGCCCGCAACCGCGGCATCCGTCGCAGGTCTACCAGTTCCTGCTCGAGGGCGTGCTGCTGTGGGTGCTGCTGTGGATCTACGCGCGGCGCAATCCGCGCGAAGGGCAGGTGTCGGCCGCGTTCCTGGTCAGCTACGGCTTCTTCCGCTTCGTCGCCGAGTACTACCGCGAGCCCGACGCGCACCTCGAATGGCTCGCGCAGCAGACCGGCCTGTCGATGGGCCAGTGGCTGTGCGTGCCGATGATGGTCGCCGGCGTGCTGCTGTGGGTCTGGGCGCAAAAGCGGCAGCCGCGCGCCCTCGTGGCGCGCTGA
- a CDS encoding GntR family transcriptional regulator codes for MRLVHSSLHQEVADRLRERIFDGGLAPGVFVDEIALCEDMGISRTPLREALKVLTAEGLVRHEPRRGCFVAEVTEQDLDEIFPVIALLEGRCAHEAALHASDADLQELEALHDKLARSAKTKRINDYYATNFAIHEAIIQLAGNRWLAQVITDLRKIVKLARLQQLHAPGRLEQSLSEHLAVFAALKARDAEGAEAAMRTHLTRQRGALRDLSRGQRTRIAS; via the coding sequence ATGCGTCTCGTCCACAGCTCGCTCCACCAGGAAGTCGCCGACCGCCTGCGCGAGCGCATCTTCGACGGCGGGCTGGCGCCCGGCGTATTCGTCGACGAGATCGCGCTGTGCGAGGACATGGGCATCTCCCGCACGCCGCTGCGCGAGGCGCTCAAGGTGCTGACGGCGGAAGGGCTGGTGCGGCACGAACCGCGGCGCGGCTGCTTCGTGGCCGAGGTCACCGAGCAGGACCTGGACGAGATCTTCCCGGTCATCGCGCTGCTGGAAGGGCGTTGCGCGCACGAGGCGGCGCTGCATGCGAGCGACGCCGACCTGCAGGAACTCGAGGCGCTGCACGACAAGCTGGCGCGCAGCGCGAAGACGAAGCGCATCAACGACTACTACGCGACCAACTTCGCGATCCACGAGGCGATCATCCAGCTGGCCGGCAACCGCTGGCTCGCGCAGGTGATCACCGACTTGCGCAAGATCGTCAAGCTCGCGCGCCTGCAGCAGCTGCACGCGCCGGGGCGGCTGGAGCAGAGCCTGTCCGAGCACCTGGCGGTGTTCGCTGCGCTGAAGGCCCGCGACGCCGAAGGGGCGGAAGCGGCCATGCGCACCCATCTGACACGGCAGCGCGGTGCGCTGCGCGACCTGTCCCGCGGCCAACGCACGAGGATCGCTTCATGA
- a CDS encoding Bug family tripartite tricarboxylate transporter substrate binding protein, with product MQKSGINRRDVLRAASLATVSPFAFAQGGSGWPTKPVMMVVPFPAGGGTDAFARPLAAQFAKQTGKQLVIDNKGGAGGTVGATIASRAAPDGYNLFMGAVHHTIAPSMYPRLDYDLEKDFVPITLVASVPQVVVVNPKRIESKDFKSFLDLMRRNPGKYNYGSAGSGTSHHLAGELFKQQTKTFITHIPYRGAGPALQDLISGNVDMMFDGLGSSAAHIKGGRIKALMVSGNKRNAAIPDVPCAAEVGLPDYTVTTWYGLWAPKGTPADITAHVADEIRKAMQTDELKAIWAQQGAEFPNLSQQQFGQFVSSEVKRWSAVVKASGAKLD from the coding sequence ATGCAGAAGTCCGGCATCAACCGGCGCGACGTCCTGCGCGCCGCCTCCCTCGCCACCGTCAGCCCGTTCGCGTTCGCGCAAGGTGGCAGCGGCTGGCCGACCAAGCCGGTCATGATGGTCGTGCCGTTCCCGGCCGGCGGCGGCACCGACGCCTTCGCCCGCCCGCTGGCGGCGCAGTTCGCCAAGCAGACCGGCAAGCAGCTGGTGATCGACAACAAGGGCGGCGCCGGCGGCACCGTGGGCGCCACCATCGCGTCACGCGCGGCGCCGGACGGCTACAACCTGTTCATGGGCGCGGTGCACCACACCATCGCCCCGTCGATGTACCCGCGCCTCGACTACGACCTCGAAAAGGACTTCGTGCCGATCACGCTGGTGGCCAGCGTGCCGCAGGTGGTCGTCGTCAACCCGAAGCGGATCGAGTCGAAGGACTTCAAGTCGTTCCTGGACCTGATGCGCCGCAACCCGGGCAAGTACAACTACGGCTCCGCGGGCAGCGGCACCTCGCACCACCTCGCGGGCGAGTTGTTCAAGCAGCAGACCAAGACCTTCATCACCCACATCCCGTACCGCGGCGCCGGTCCGGCGCTGCAGGACCTCATCTCGGGGAACGTCGACATGATGTTCGACGGCCTGGGCTCGTCGGCCGCGCACATCAAGGGCGGCCGCATCAAGGCGCTGATGGTATCGGGCAACAAGCGCAACGCCGCGATCCCCGACGTGCCGTGCGCCGCCGAAGTGGGCCTGCCGGACTACACCGTCACCACCTGGTACGGCCTGTGGGCGCCCAAGGGCACGCCGGCCGACATCACGGCCCACGTCGCCGACGAGATCCGCAAGGCGATGCAGACCGACGAACTCAAGGCCATCTGGGCGCAGCAGGGCGCGGAATTCCCCAACCTGTCGCAGCAGCAGTTCGGCCAGTTCGTCTCCAGCGAAGTCAAGCGCTGGTCCGCGGTCGTCAAGGCCTCGGGCGCCAAGCTGGACTAA
- a CDS encoding malonyl-CoA decarboxylase, whose protein sequence is MRTEWMSRSVSFLRPGLEAKAVASAEAVAPAVPRTTRERLQATLRRNQEALSPRVLRRTLSELQAIVDPRISEVEASRRACEFAQWYVKAGAEERRDCWLLMAEQFAPDAQKAKAARVQYEAAIGTTDEAAAEIRLRRAMLSPRARLLQRFAGYPEGVRFLVDLRAELLPHLKSDKRLLPLDAELEHLFSTWFDVAFLELRTLSWDSPASMIEKLIKYEAVHEIRSWSDAKNRLDSDRRCYAFFHARLPDEPLIFVEVALTTEISASIEPLLDESAAPADLAKATTAIFYSISNTQTGLRGVSFGDSLIKHVVETLKAEFPRLKTFATLSPIPGLRAWMQKHAPADLLAHLDQPLALPPKSPHRTQLLAWAARYLGREMDGGRPVDPVARFHLGNGARVERLNWGADPSPKGLKQSYGLMVNYLYDPKRLDKHRAMLSGGQIPISGAIEDLYG, encoded by the coding sequence ATGAGAACCGAATGGATGTCGCGCAGCGTTTCGTTCCTGCGCCCGGGGCTCGAAGCCAAGGCCGTCGCCTCGGCCGAAGCCGTCGCGCCCGCGGTGCCGCGCACGACGCGCGAGCGGCTGCAGGCGACCCTGCGGCGCAACCAGGAAGCGCTGTCGCCCCGCGTCCTGCGCCGCACGCTGTCCGAGCTGCAGGCCATCGTCGATCCCCGCATCAGCGAAGTCGAGGCTTCGCGCCGGGCGTGCGAGTTCGCGCAGTGGTACGTCAAGGCCGGCGCCGAGGAGCGCCGCGACTGCTGGCTGCTGATGGCCGAGCAGTTCGCGCCCGACGCGCAGAAGGCCAAGGCCGCGCGGGTGCAGTACGAAGCCGCCATCGGCACGACGGATGAAGCCGCCGCGGAGATCCGCCTGCGTCGCGCGATGCTGTCGCCGCGCGCGCGCCTGCTGCAACGCTTCGCCGGCTACCCCGAAGGCGTGCGGTTCCTGGTCGACCTGCGTGCCGAGCTGCTGCCGCACCTGAAGTCCGACAAGCGCCTGCTGCCGCTGGACGCGGAGCTGGAGCACCTGTTCTCGACCTGGTTCGACGTCGCGTTCCTCGAGCTGCGCACGCTCAGCTGGGACTCGCCCGCGTCGATGATCGAGAAGTTGATCAAGTACGAGGCGGTGCACGAGATCCGCAGCTGGTCGGACGCGAAGAACCGGCTGGACAGCGACCGGCGCTGCTACGCGTTCTTCCACGCGCGGCTGCCGGACGAGCCGCTGATCTTCGTCGAGGTGGCGCTCACCACCGAGATCAGCGCCAGCATCGAGCCGCTGCTGGACGAGAGCGCCGCACCCGCGGACCTGGCCAAGGCGACCACCGCGATCTTCTATTCGATCAGCAACACGCAGACCGGCCTGCGCGGCGTGAGCTTCGGCGACTCGCTGATCAAGCACGTGGTCGAGACGCTGAAGGCGGAATTCCCGCGGCTGAAGACGTTCGCGACGCTGTCGCCGATCCCGGGCCTGCGCGCCTGGATGCAGAAGCACGCGCCGGCGGACCTGCTCGCGCACCTGGACCAGCCGCTCGCGCTGCCGCCGAAGTCGCCGCACCGCACGCAACTGCTCGCGTGGGCGGCACGCTACCTCGGGCGCGAGATGGACGGCGGGCGCCCGGTGGACCCCGTCGCGCGGTTCCATTTGGGCAATGGGGCCCGCGTGGAACGCCTGAACTGGGGCGCCGATCCCTCGCCCAAGGGCTTGAAGCAGTCTTATGGCCTCATGGTGAATTACCTGTACGACCCCAAGCGGCTGGACAAGCACCGCGCGATGCTGTCCGGCGGGCAAATCCCGATTTCAGGCGCCATCGAAGACCTGTACGGTTGA
- a CDS encoding LysR family transcriptional regulator, protein MSKPVVELRLWRQFVAVAETLHFGRAAVRLHMTQPPLTQAIAQLESVLGVRLFDRTKRSVQLTDAGAALLAPARDLLSRAQALPATARAAASGDAGRLRLAFVSTVGYSFLPRWVREFRAQHPGVHLELLEATADVQLPALERGDLDAGLLLHSPGFAPAGFEHLRISREPLVLALPEPHPLASARSVSLPRVLAEPLVMFPRRILPSLHDAVFGLYHAAGREPQVAQEAIQMQTIVNLVSAGLGIAWVPQSVREFQRQGVVYRSPPGRAGVPQCETTLAWRGAAAGPLARFVEFARRQASAH, encoded by the coding sequence ATGAGCAAGCCCGTCGTGGAGTTGCGCCTGTGGCGCCAGTTCGTCGCCGTCGCCGAGACGCTGCACTTCGGCCGCGCCGCCGTGCGGCTGCACATGACGCAGCCGCCGCTGACGCAGGCGATCGCGCAGCTGGAAAGCGTGCTCGGCGTGCGCCTGTTCGACCGCACCAAGCGCAGCGTGCAGCTCACCGACGCCGGCGCCGCGTTGCTCGCGCCAGCGCGCGACCTGCTGTCGCGGGCTCAGGCCCTTCCGGCGACCGCCCGTGCGGCGGCATCGGGCGACGCGGGCCGGCTGCGCCTGGCGTTCGTCTCGACGGTGGGCTACAGCTTCCTGCCGCGCTGGGTGCGCGAGTTCCGCGCCCAGCATCCCGGCGTGCATCTCGAGTTGCTCGAGGCCACGGCCGACGTGCAGTTGCCGGCGCTGGAGCGCGGCGACCTCGACGCGGGCTTGCTGCTGCATTCGCCGGGCTTCGCGCCGGCCGGCTTCGAGCACCTGCGGATCTCGCGCGAGCCGCTCGTGCTGGCGCTGCCCGAGCCGCATCCGCTGGCCTCCGCGCGGTCGGTCTCGCTGCCGCGCGTGCTCGCCGAGCCGCTGGTGATGTTCCCGCGCCGCATCCTGCCGTCGCTGCACGACGCGGTCTTCGGGCTGTACCACGCGGCCGGGCGCGAACCGCAGGTCGCGCAGGAGGCGATCCAGATGCAGACGATCGTCAATCTCGTGTCCGCCGGCCTGGGCATCGCGTGGGTGCCGCAAAGCGTGCGCGAGTTCCAGCGGCAGGGCGTCGTCTATCGCTCGCCGCCGGGACGCGCCGGCGTGCCGCAGTGCGAGACCACGCTGGCCTGGCGCGGCGCGGCGGCGGGACCCCTGGCGCGCTTTGTCGAGTTCGCGCGCCGGCAAGCCTCGGCGCACTGA
- a CDS encoding enoyl-CoA hydratase/isomerase family protein, producing the protein MPGEVRLAGEGPVARVVLSHPGKLNAMSRAMWRQLREIFVRLQADRGCRCIVVAGEGDAFCAGGDISEYEQFRFDEASLRAFHEDDVWGGLSAVQDCDVPVVAAIRGACMGAGVEIASCCDIRIASSEASFGAPIARLGFPMAPREAQVVAAAVGEATARQLLLEAAVLDAAEMKARGFVQHLCDPAKVEAQVQAVTSRIASLAPGAARANKRTLRAVRDRHDPARRDAALQELAGAYRYAPDPEHREGIAAFLAKRKPDFR; encoded by the coding sequence ATGCCAGGAGAGGTCCGCCTCGCGGGCGAAGGCCCGGTCGCGCGGGTGGTCCTCTCGCATCCGGGCAAGCTCAATGCCATGTCCCGGGCGATGTGGCGCCAGCTGCGCGAGATCTTCGTGCGGCTGCAGGCCGATCGCGGCTGCCGCTGCATCGTGGTCGCGGGCGAGGGCGACGCCTTCTGCGCCGGCGGCGACATTTCCGAGTACGAGCAGTTCCGCTTCGACGAAGCGTCGCTGCGCGCCTTCCACGAGGACGACGTCTGGGGCGGCCTGTCCGCCGTGCAGGACTGCGACGTGCCGGTGGTGGCAGCGATCCGCGGCGCCTGCATGGGCGCCGGCGTGGAGATCGCCAGCTGCTGCGACATCCGCATCGCGTCGTCCGAGGCCAGCTTCGGCGCGCCCATCGCGCGCCTGGGCTTCCCGATGGCGCCGCGCGAGGCGCAGGTCGTGGCCGCCGCCGTCGGCGAAGCCACGGCGCGGCAACTGCTGCTGGAAGCCGCGGTGCTCGACGCCGCCGAGATGAAGGCGCGCGGCTTCGTGCAGCACCTGTGCGATCCCGCGAAGGTCGAGGCCCAGGTGCAAGCCGTCACCAGCCGCATCGCCTCGCTCGCGCCGGGCGCGGCGCGTGCCAACAAGCGAACGTTGCGTGCCGTGCGCGACCGGCACGATCCCGCGCGGCGTGACGCCGCGCTGCAGGAGCTGGCCGGTGCGTATCGCTATGCTCCCGACCCCGAACACCGGGAAGGCATCGCCGCCTTCCTCGCCAAGCGCAAGCCCGACTTCCGATGA
- a CDS encoding FAD-dependent oxidoreductase translates to MDTTSVWRATATGAGFAMLQADVQCDVLVVGGGITGVTTALLLAQQGRKVVLLEADEIGGGTTGHSTGNLYVTTTDGISSVQSTWDETVAREVVQQRKAAIDFIEQQCRDLPNAHFTRCPLVLWSRDLDGNADVESEQQALAQLGCLARLDEAGVRPGLPQPRGPVMVLEDQAQFQPQAYTLALAQRAAKAGASLHEHSRVIELDAKARVATTATGSVKAAEIVLATHSPKGVHLVHAEMPVHREYVVAFEMGATDPGPGIFWWSGEQGLSIRTLAHEGRRYVIAAGPEQKVGVHNAKASLLAVETLATQMLQPGPTRHRWSAQNYRSHHGLPYIGRDHSGCFIATGFSTDGLTWGTVAARLLAAEISGQPDAFGKRCEPGRFTPAKGASTLVEENLTTASTLVKDYLTRPQHEHLSSLAPGDSAIVEAGGETFAAYRAPDGELFAVSPVCTHMGCKVRWNSVETSWDCPCHGSRFRPDGTVAEGPALVPLHRKHVQLG, encoded by the coding sequence ATGGACACCACATCCGTCTGGCGCGCCACCGCGACCGGCGCCGGCTTCGCCATGCTGCAGGCGGACGTGCAGTGCGACGTGCTCGTCGTCGGGGGCGGCATCACGGGCGTGACGACCGCGCTGCTGCTGGCCCAGCAGGGACGCAAGGTCGTGCTGCTGGAAGCGGACGAGATCGGCGGCGGCACGACGGGGCACTCGACGGGCAACCTCTACGTCACGACCACCGACGGCATCTCGTCCGTGCAGTCGACATGGGACGAAACCGTCGCCCGCGAGGTGGTGCAGCAGCGCAAGGCGGCGATCGACTTCATCGAGCAGCAGTGCCGCGACCTGCCGAACGCGCACTTCACGCGCTGCCCGCTGGTGCTGTGGTCGCGCGACCTGGACGGCAATGCGGACGTCGAGTCGGAGCAGCAGGCGCTGGCGCAACTCGGCTGCCTGGCGCGGCTCGACGAAGCGGGCGTGCGGCCCGGCCTGCCGCAACCGCGCGGACCGGTGATGGTGCTCGAGGACCAGGCGCAGTTCCAGCCGCAGGCGTACACGCTGGCGCTCGCGCAGCGTGCCGCGAAGGCGGGCGCCTCGCTGCACGAACACTCGCGCGTGATCGAGCTCGATGCGAAGGCGCGCGTCGCTACCACGGCCACCGGCTCCGTGAAGGCCGCCGAGATCGTGTTGGCCACGCACTCGCCCAAGGGCGTGCACCTGGTCCACGCCGAGATGCCGGTGCACCGCGAATACGTCGTCGCCTTCGAGATGGGCGCGACGGATCCGGGGCCGGGCATCTTCTGGTGGTCGGGCGAGCAAGGCCTGTCGATCCGCACGCTGGCGCATGAGGGTCGCCGCTACGTCATCGCCGCCGGCCCGGAGCAGAAGGTCGGCGTGCACAACGCCAAGGCGTCGTTGCTGGCCGTCGAGACGCTCGCCACGCAGATGCTGCAGCCCGGGCCGACGCGGCATCGCTGGTCGGCGCAGAACTACCGCTCCCACCACGGCCTGCCCTACATCGGGCGCGACCACTCCGGCTGCTTCATCGCGACCGGCTTTTCGACCGATGGCCTGACCTGGGGCACGGTAGCGGCACGGCTGCTGGCCGCCGAGATCTCGGGGCAGCCTGACGCCTTCGGCAAGCGGTGCGAGCCGGGACGCTTCACGCCGGCCAAGGGCGCAAGCACGCTGGTGGAGGAGAACCTCACGACCGCCAGCACGCTGGTGAAGGACTACCTGACGCGCCCGCAGCACGAGCACCTGTCGTCCCTCGCTCCTGGCGACAGCGCGATCGTGGAGGCAGGGGGCGAGACCTTCGCGGCCTACCGCGCACCCGATGGCGAGTTGTTCGCCGTCTCACCCGTGTGCACGCACATGGGATGCAAGGTGCGCTGGAACAGCGTCGAGACGAGCTGGGATTGCCCGTGCCACGGAAGCCGGTTCCGCCCCGACGGGACGGTGGCCGAAGGGCCGGCGCTGGTGCCGCTGCACCGCAAGCACGTCCAACTGGGCTAG